The sequence below is a genomic window from Dyadobacter chenwenxiniae.
CCTTCAATGTCAGATAAGATCTCTTTGCTATCGGCAAAAGAGGAGAAATATTTCTGGATGGAGAAAAGATAGCCTTTTAACTTTTCATAGCCATCTTCCTCGATATGGAAGATAATGCCACCTATATTTATGCTGATTGTCTTTTTCATGATTGTAATAATCGAATGTCTCTATATGATCAGTTAGGTTCAGGAAGATTGGAAGAAGCAGATTTGCTCAATTCCTCTGTGCGGTGAATGACCGTTTGAACAGACTCCGCCAGCTCGAACCAGGTGGCTTGCATTGCATCCAGGAATATTTTCCCCTCATCAGTCAAAACATAATATTTCCTGGGCGGACCCGAGGAGGACTCCACCCATTTATAGTCCAGCCAGCCAGAATTTTTTAACCTGGTTAGAAGCGGATAAAGTGTGCCTTCTACCACCATTATCCGTGCAGAAGTCAGCTCATCCAACATATCCGAAGCGTATACCTCACCCCGGGATATGATGTGCAAAATGCAGAATTCCAAAATTCCCTTCCGCATCTGCACTTGGGCATTTTCAATATTCATGTGTTTTCATGTGTTAATTAAATGTAACAGTTCATGGCTAACAGACAGGATTTTACCTTCTGGTATTACAAAGGTATACACAGGTACTTTGCGATGCAAGGTACCATGTTAAAAAGATTCGGCCGTTTGGATGAAAGGCAAAAATTGAATGTTAACCGGTTGAATATGTATTTAAGATTTAAAACTTGAAAATTTAAGGCTATATTCTGTCCGAATCTTTAACAATCGAATTGTTTTGGCAACACAAACTCAGCTCTATATCATCGCTGCAATGAGCGAAAACCGGGTAATCGGCAAGAATAACAGCCTTCCCTGGCATCTGCCCGACGAGTGGGCCCATTTTCGCCGGGTTACCAACGGGAAAGCCTTCCTGATGGGCCGCAAAAGCTTTGAAGCGCCTGACGCGCTGCATTCTACTTTTAAAAACGTAATCCTGTCGTCCAGCCAACCGCCGACTAGCGCACCCGACACTATGTACGTCAAAGATATTCCTGCTGCGCTTGCGTTACTTTCCGGGGAAGATGCCGTATTTATATTGGGAGGTGCTTCGGTGTTTTTAGAAATGCTGCCGCTTGCCCGGAGGTTATATCTGACTATTGTACACGCACAGGTTGAAGGCGACGCATTCTTTCCGGTAGTAAACCAGGACGACTGGGAGTTAACCAGTTCGGAGTTTCATGAAAAAGACGAGAAACACGCTTATTCGTTTTCCATGAATGTTTACGAAAGGAAGGGCACGGACTAGACGTACGCAATCTGTTCATTCACTTTAAAGCATGAACAAAACGATCACACACACATTATTTTTCTGCATCTCGATCCTATCGCCGAGCTTACTTTCAGCCCAGAAGTTATATGGAAACGAATGGATTATTTTTTCACAAACTTACTTGCGCGTTCCAGTTGTTGAAAACGGGCTTTATAAAATATGCACTGCGGAACTTCAGCAGGCAGGCTTTCCCGTTGACCCGCGTCAGTCTGCTGGATTTCAGATGTTTTGGAGGGGGAAAGAAGTTGCTATCCAGGTAAACGGTGCCGGGCAAAGCCACATTATATTCCAGGGACAAAGAAACGACGGAGCGCTCGATAGTGCACTTTACGTAAAGCCCGCCACCATTCCCCATACCCGTTACAGCCTTTATTCTGACACCAGTGCGTATTTTTTAACCTGGAATGCGGCAGATATATCTGGCAAAAGAACAGATTTCGATAGTACCAAAGTATTTGATTCACTTGGCTATCATTTTGCGGAAGTCGAAAAACTGTTCGTATCGCATTATGCACCCGGGAATTTCTATCCGCCGGAAACCGGCTTCAATGATGGTTCGGCACTTTCAGGTTACGATGTGGGGGAAGGCTGGACAGGCCCGGAAATCGAACAAAATGCTTCTTATTCATTTTCACTAGGCATTAAAGAGCCGCTGGTTGAGCGATTTTCGGAAGCTCAGATCGAACTTGT
It includes:
- a CDS encoding PadR family transcriptional regulator, coding for MNIENAQVQMRKGILEFCILHIISRGEVYASDMLDELTSARIMVVEGTLYPLLTRLKNSGWLDYKWVESSSGPPRKYYVLTDEGKIFLDAMQATWFELAESVQTVIHRTEELSKSASSNLPEPN
- a CDS encoding dihydrofolate reductase, translated to MATQTQLYIIAAMSENRVIGKNNSLPWHLPDEWAHFRRVTNGKAFLMGRKSFEAPDALHSTFKNVILSSSQPPTSAPDTMYVKDIPAALALLSGEDAVFILGGASVFLEMLPLARRLYLTIVHAQVEGDAFFPVVNQDDWELTSSEFHEKDEKHAYSFSMNVYERKGTD